The Tolypothrix sp. PCC 7712 region AGAACTCCGAGAGCAGACATTTTCTCTGATTCTACGAGTTTCATTTGTAAAGCTTCGAGATTTTTGAAAGCATTTTCTAGCTCATCACCTCTGTGCTTCAAAGCAGTTTGTGATTCTTCTAACTCGCGAATCATATTTTTGAGAACACTTTCTCTAACTTCAGTATTGTTCTCTAGTTGTTGTCTATCGGCTTCTGAGCGTTCTAACTTTTTTTTCAGAATCCGAACAGTTTTTTCTAACTCTTTAAGTCTGCTCTCATTGTCTGTGGTTTCCATAAGCCGCTACTTTGTTCCTAGAAGCAAAGTCACAAAAGTTTCTTGGTGATAGTAAGAGGAACCATGAGGTTCTAAGGGGGCAAATTCACCGTAGGTGTAGAATCCACAAATAGGTACTTCTGCACACAGTGCATTTTTGACTAGTTGATATTCTTCTTTGGCTCTTGTTCCTAAAAGCCAACGACGACAGCAACAAGAAAATAGTAAAACTGCTTCTGGTTGCGTTCCAGGATAATTTGCTAAAGCATTTTTAAATGATGTTTCTGATGCTGCAATGACATCATCTCTACTAATATCTGTAACTTGAACTATGGCTTGTTCTGGCACATTACCAAGAAAATTGATGCTACCAGTTTCTACATCGTAAGTATTAGGTACTCGCATATAATAGCGATCGCTATCTCCTTCATACACAGCTAAGGGATGCTCCGCAGTCGGAGGGCGATCGCCTAAATAGCGCTCATAATATGCTAGTGCTGTCATCCCTTCAATCTCGTAGAGGATGGTTCCTTGAGATTTGGTAACAATGCTTTTGAGTCCAATGGGTTCCCAGCCACAACCAATTCCATAGGAAAATTTGATATCTCCAGAAAAGATTAAAACTGGTAGGGAATCTGTTAGTACTTCGTTGCAGAAAAATTGATAGGTTTTGGTAAACCTAAATTGATCGCCTGCTGTACCACCTAAAATTGGCATTTCTGAACCTAAGGCTAGTTTTAATCCTTGTAGAATTAACTCGCCATTAGTTGTGGAACCATCTTCTATATAACTTGCGGGAACAGTAATACATAATTTCGCACTATTAGTACTTTTTTGAGTTGCTTGTTGTACAGCTTGTTTAGCCGCCTCTAAAGGGTTATTTTTTGCACCATACCCCACACCCGCACGAATTTCTACATTGTCAGAGTAAAAAAGCATGAGTGTTAAAGAATCTTGTTGAAATCCTAAGCCAGAAGACACTTCACCATCGGTAGTGCAACCAATCAATTCAATTTTGGGAAAGGCTTGGTTAATTTCTTTAACGATTAAATCATGCTCGAAATCAATAGCAGCAAATAAGATACCTGCTTGAGGAATCACACCATCTAAATCCCTGACACAATGTTCTAAAACTTCTGTAATAGCATCTTGAGAATCTGGATCTTCACTATGTCCAACAACAACTTTTAGCATTTTTAGCTCCTAGTTAAAAATATAGTTAAATTAATCAATCATCATCAATCATTAGATAATGACTCTATTGGCAGACTCATAATAAACTCGGCTCCTTCCCCTGGTGAAGAATTTACATTGATTGTGCCTCCATGTTTTTCGACAATAATTTGACGAGCAATTGCTAATCCTAAACCTGTACCTTTGCCCACAGGTTTAGTAGTAAATAATTGCGTAAAAATCTTTTGTTTTACTGCTGCTGTCATCCCCTGCCCATTATCTTGAATACTAATAATTACCTGCTGCAAATTTTCACTTAAACTAGTAGTAATAGTGATATAATTAGGATGAGCTTGAATCTCCGCAAAACTGCTGCCGCTATTTGCTTCTTCTAAAGCATCAATGGCATTAACTAACAAATTCATAAATACTTGGTTGAGTTGTCCCGGATAACATTTAATTTGGGGAATTTCACCATAGTTTTTAATCACTTCAATAGCTGGGCGAGATTTTGAGGCTTTGAGGCGATGTTTGAGAATCAAGAGAGTACTGTTGATGCCGTCATGTATATTAAAAGTGATGGGGCGATCGCTATCTGCACGGGAAAAAGTTCTCAGGCTATTACTGATATCACAAATGCGATTCACCGCATCTTGCATAGAAGCCAGCATCTTCGGTAAGTCTTTGCGGATATAGTTGAGGTCGATAGCTTTAATTTGATGTTCAATCGCAGTACTAGGATTGCTAGATTCCTGCTGATATAAATCAATCAAGCCAAACAAATCCTTGATATAGTCCAATGCATAATCGATATTGCCACCGAGGAATCCGATCGGGTTATTAATTTCATGGGCGACTCCAGCGACAAGATTACCCAATGCAGACATTTTCTCGCTTTGCACCAGTTGGGTTTGAGCCTGTTGGAGTTCGTAAAGGGCTTTCTCTAAATCTTCAGCTTTTTGGCGTAGTTGAATTTCCGATTGGCGTAATGCGGCTTCAGCGAATTTGTTGGCGCTAATATCTATCAACACTCCATCCCAAACAATCGCACCATCAGCTTGCAGTTCTGGGCGGGAAGCGGCTTGTGTCCATTTTTCTTTACCAGCTACTAAAAATCTGCCTTCCCATTGCCAAGGTGTTAAATTAGCGGCTGAATCTATAATCGATTGTTTAATGCTCTGACGTTCCTCTGGATATAACATCGCAAACAGCACATCTGCGTCTGTGATTTCCTCTGGGTGTAAGCCAAACAGTTCATAGCAACCAGAACTTACATAAGAAAACGATGCTAAACCATCCACAGCGAGACGGAATTGATAAATCATTCCTGGGGCGTTTTCCGCCAATTTTTGCAATTGATTTTGAGTATTCTGTAAGGCTTGGGTGCTGTGTAGCAATTCTTGTTGGGCTTGTTGCAATTGTTGCAGCGATCGCTCTAACTGTTGGGCGTAATTTTGTGATTCTTGATAGAGACGAGCATTTTCTAGGGAAATAGCGACTTGGGCGCACAGGAGATTGAGAAGTTCGACGCGTTCGCCCTTGGCGTTGGCGGAGCCATCGCCTGTAAATGCCCCAACTGTTAAGTTATTTTCTAGGTATAAAATCCCAATCAATTTGCCTTGATGGAGAATCGGAGTACACAAAATACTTTGGGGGCGGTGGTGGAGAATGTAGGGGTCAACCGCAAATGTGGGATGATCGATAGCACGATCAATAACTGCCGATTTCCGAGTATTTTTTACCGTGTTGATCAGGGAAATCGGCACAGTTGCACTGTTCTCTAGAGGTAGAGATTGCAAAACAGTTGTGTTTTGTTGCAGTTGAGAAACACCTGCTATTAACCATTGATCACCTTGTGGTAGTAACAATACAGCTTTATCAGCGCCAGCATTTTCAATCAAAATTTCCAGTAGCGCCGTTAATAATTTCTCCAGTTCAATTTGACTAGAAAGGGTTTGAGAAGCTTTGAGAATAGTTCTTAAATCTAATAAAGTTGCAGAATTATATGCTGTGAATGTGGCAACTTGCTTTCTGAAATCTGTGAAACTTGTCGGTGTGGCTGACTGTTGGCGGATCGGTTGCAATAGTTGGGGGTAGCGCTTTTCTAAATCATCGACTTTAGCCACTGCACCCCAACGGGAATAAGCGTAGTAAGCATCAATCATATAGACTTGGGCGACTTTGGCTTTACCCCAATTGAGATAAAATTTAGCCGCCAATTCACAGGCGATCGCTTCTTCGTGGAGAAATTGGTTTTCTTTTGCTAGGGCGATCGCGCGATCGTACATCTCCATTGCAGCAGACATTTTTCCTAAGACTCGATGTTTCTCGGCTGTGACTAAACACCATTTATGTAAATAAGTGATGGGTGCATGATCAGCCCATTTCTTCAGCCGTTTAAGGTTCTTCGCCACCTGCCGCAAAATTTGGAACTGAGCCGATTTCGATGCTGTAGGATAAATACTGAGTTTCGCTAGGGATTGATAAAAGCAAAATAGGGATGTTAGCAAGGTTCCCCGCGATCCAGCAATCCATTTTTCGGCTAATCTCGCATTCTCCACCGCCTGCTGTTCTTGCCCAAATAATACTCCTAGCCAAGTTTTCAAGGTATAAAGACGAGAAAGGGAATTGGCTTCTTGGGCTGCTAAATATTTCTGTTGCATGGCGATTTCATCATACACTTCACCCACCAAACAACAAGGATCTGCGGATTTTCCCATCAAGTTCAACACTAATTGTTGCGCTATCAGATGGTATGTCAGGGCTTTGTCTTGGTGCAGTTGTTGCAGTGATTGAGTGTATTTAGCAAATTCTGCTAAAACTCTATCCAACTGTTCACCAGAATGCAGCAACGCCGCACAGTAACCAGCCGCGTTATAACTCGCATACTCTAGTTTGCCTGTCTCTAGCCCTGTTTGATAACCTTGCAATGAAGTCTCTAGGGTTGCAGCTAATGGATCTTTCCAAATCCGAATCATATTAGAGAAGATAAATAATACTTCTGTGCGAAATTGCTTACCTAAACCGGTTTCCGTCAGCCTTAAACCCAGTTCGCCAAATTGATACCCAGTTTCTATATCACCTATCATACAGAGAATAAACCCATAGGCGGCATAGCCTGGGGCGAGAAAAGCGGAATTGCCATAGCGCAGTGACAGTTCCAGCTGTTTCAAAATAATTAGTGGGTGTAAATTGGGTTCGCACATATAGCTAGCTGTGGCGATACTGCTTAACAAAGACATCTTTGCTAAGGCGGTAGGGTTTTGCATGGGAGGTGATGCTAGCAAATCCTGGGGAGATTTACGCCCTAAAGTTAGCTTAATTTGCAGCAAAGCTAAAATTATCGTTAATTTTGTTGGTTTTCGGGGAAAATTGACTCCTAAATGTTTCAGCGCCTCTAACCCCATTGCGACTGATTTTGTTGGTTGATGATTGGTAGTAAAGCTATTGAGTCTAATTTCGTAAGCTTTGATTGTATCTAGTAAAGATTCAGCATTTTGGAAAATCCCATCGATCAGCTGTTCCATTTGGGGAATATCGCCACTGAGATAAGCAACTTCAGCTGCAGCATGATAAATATCTAAACTTAGATGATATTGCCTTTGCCAATGGTTAGCAGGTAACAAACTTTTGGCGATCGCAAAATAGTTAACAGCCGCCCCATAAGCAGTTGCAGTTCTGGCTTTGTTCCCAGCCATGAAGTTAAGCAGAATGAGTTCTTGACGTTGTGCGGTGGTGCTAATTACCTCGATACCACGATTGAGGTGATTGACAATATCAAAAATCCTGGCTTCCTGCTCTGAGGTAGGTATATGCTGTAGTAGTAATTGCCCGATTCTCAGGTGAGTAGACTGTTTGCGATCGTCAGGTATTAAGGAATAGGCAGCTTCATGGACGCGATCGTGCAAAAATTTATAAGTCGGGTTAGCCGCTGATGGGGTAACGGATGTTGGTAAATCATCAGCGTCAGTAAAGAACTTATAGATTTCACTAGTGGGAAGCAACAATCCATCCTGTAGCGCTTCCCACAAATCACCAGCCGTAGCTGCAGGCGATCGCGCAGATGCGATCGCTAATGTGTTTAAATCAAATTGAGTGCCAATGCAAGCCGCCAATTTCAGCACATCTTGAGTTGCTGGTGGTAATTTCTGCAATTGCAGTGCCATAAATTCCACTACATTATCAATCATGGCAACTGCTTTTACCTGAGCAATATCACACTGCCAATATTTCCCATCTCTATCAAATGTAATTAGCTTTTCTTGGTATAAAAATTTCAGAAATTGCGTTGCAAAAAATGGATTACCTTGAGTTTTTTGATAAATTAATTCAGTCAGTGGTTGAGCCACAATTTCAGCACAATTCAATGTATCAGCCACTAAATGATTAATATCTGCTTGAGAGAGATTATTTAATGTAATTGTGTTAACTATTGACCCTAGTTTTTTTATTTCTTGCACCGTTAACAGTAACGGATGAGCAGGTGAAATTTCCTGAGCGCGATAAGAGCCAATCACCAATAAACTGCCAGCATCATTCATCAATATTTCTAGGAGTTTTAATGATGCTAAATCTGACCATTGTAAATCATCTAAAAATATTACCAAAGGATGTGCTTGAGTGGTGAATACTTGCGTAAAGTTTTGGAATAATAAATTAAACCGATTTTGAGCAGAGTTACCAGATAATTCCGTCGCAGGTGGTTGTTTACCAATAATGTTTTCTAATTCCGGAATCACATCAATAATCACTTGCCCATTATCACCTAGAGCCGAGAGAATCTTGCTGCGCCAAAGTTTGATTTGGGCATCGCTTTCACTGAGAATTTGGCTAATC contains the following coding sequences:
- a CDS encoding FIST signal transduction protein, translating into MLKVVVGHSEDPDSQDAITEVLEHCVRDLDGVIPQAGILFAAIDFEHDLIVKEINQAFPKIELIGCTTDGEVSSGLGFQQDSLTLMLFYSDNVEIRAGVGYGAKNNPLEAAKQAVQQATQKSTNSAKLCITVPASYIEDGSTTNGELILQGLKLALGSEMPILGGTAGDQFRFTKTYQFFCNEVLTDSLPVLIFSGDIKFSYGIGCGWEPIGLKSIVTKSQGTILYEIEGMTALAYYERYLGDRPPTAEHPLAVYEGDSDRYYMRVPNTYDVETGSINFLGNVPEQAIVQVTDISRDDVIAASETSFKNALANYPGTQPEAVLLFSCCCRRWLLGTRAKEEYQLVKNALCAEVPICGFYTYGEFAPLEPHGSSYYHQETFVTLLLGTK
- a CDS encoding ATP-binding sensor histidine kinase, with amino-acid sequence MNMVVDGTVAIAGYSITKPIYAGTRTLVYQGNRNIDKMPVVIKLIRSEYPSFNEIVQFRNQYTITKNLDLPGIIKIYSLEAYRNGYVLIMEDMGGISLKDWIIQKQGDIIHDFLIVAMQIATHLEAIHRHRVIHKDIKPSNILINPQTHQVKLIDFSVASLLPKETPQLQNPQILEGTLAYISPEQTGRMNRGIDYRSDFYALGVTFYELLTGILPFSSVEPMELVHSHIAKIAPDVHTINPSIPLVISEIVAKLMAKNAEDRYQSGAGLKYDLENCLAQYQKTQNIVKFSLGSRDIYEHFLIPEKLYGRTSEVETLLQAFDRVSTGTTEMLLVAGCSGIGKTAVINEVHKPIVRQRGYFIKGKYDQFQRDIPFLAFVQAFQDLISQILSESDAQIKLWRSKILSALGDNGQVIIDVIPELENIIGKQPPATELSGNSAQNRFNLLFQNFTQVFTTQAHPLVIFLDDLQWSDLASLKLLEILMNDAGSLLVIGSYRAQEISPAHPLLLTVQEIKKLGSIVNTITLNNLSQADINHLVADTLNCAEIVAQPLTELIYQKTQGNPFFATQFLKFLYQEKLITFDRDGKYWQCDIAQVKAVAMIDNVVEFMALQLQKLPPATQDVLKLAACIGTQFDLNTLAIASARSPAATAGDLWEALQDGLLLPTSEIYKFFTDADDLPTSVTPSAANPTYKFLHDRVHEAAYSLIPDDRKQSTHLRIGQLLLQHIPTSEQEARIFDIVNHLNRGIEVISTTAQRQELILLNFMAGNKARTATAYGAAVNYFAIAKSLLPANHWQRQYHLSLDIYHAAAEVAYLSGDIPQMEQLIDGIFQNAESLLDTIKAYEIRLNSFTTNHQPTKSVAMGLEALKHLGVNFPRKPTKLTIILALLQIKLTLGRKSPQDLLASPPMQNPTALAKMSLLSSIATASYMCEPNLHPLIILKQLELSLRYGNSAFLAPGYAAYGFILCMIGDIETGYQFGELGLRLTETGLGKQFRTEVLFIFSNMIRIWKDPLAATLETSLQGYQTGLETGKLEYASYNAAGYCAALLHSGEQLDRVLAEFAKYTQSLQQLHQDKALTYHLIAQQLVLNLMGKSADPCCLVGEVYDEIAMQQKYLAAQEANSLSRLYTLKTWLGVLFGQEQQAVENARLAEKWIAGSRGTLLTSLFCFYQSLAKLSIYPTASKSAQFQILRQVAKNLKRLKKWADHAPITYLHKWCLVTAEKHRVLGKMSAAMEMYDRAIALAKENQFLHEEAIACELAAKFYLNWGKAKVAQVYMIDAYYAYSRWGAVAKVDDLEKRYPQLLQPIRQQSATPTSFTDFRKQVATFTAYNSATLLDLRTILKASQTLSSQIELEKLLTALLEILIENAGADKAVLLLPQGDQWLIAGVSQLQQNTTVLQSLPLENSATVPISLINTVKNTRKSAVIDRAIDHPTFAVDPYILHHRPQSILCTPILHQGKLIGILYLENNLTVGAFTGDGSANAKGERVELLNLLCAQVAISLENARLYQESQNYAQQLERSLQQLQQAQQELLHSTQALQNTQNQLQKLAENAPGMIYQFRLAVDGLASFSYVSSGCYELFGLHPEEITDADVLFAMLYPEERQSIKQSIIDSAANLTPWQWEGRFLVAGKEKWTQAASRPELQADGAIVWDGVLIDISANKFAEAALRQSEIQLRQKAEDLEKALYELQQAQTQLVQSEKMSALGNLVAGVAHEINNPIGFLGGNIDYALDYIKDLFGLIDLYQQESSNPSTAIEHQIKAIDLNYIRKDLPKMLASMQDAVNRICDISNSLRTFSRADSDRPITFNIHDGINSTLLILKHRLKASKSRPAIEVIKNYGEIPQIKCYPGQLNQVFMNLLVNAIDALEEANSGSSFAEIQAHPNYITITTSLSENLQQVIISIQDNGQGMTAAVKQKIFTQLFTTKPVGKGTGLGLAIARQIIVEKHGGTINVNSSPGEGAEFIMSLPIESLSND